In the Chitinophagales bacterium genome, one interval contains:
- a CDS encoding sigma-70 family RNA polymerase sigma factor has protein sequence MTTRQNLEIQETVRKERKRLLDFIRQRVKSEEDAEDILQDVFYQFVNAYRMMEPIEKVTSWLFTVARNRITDLYRKKKAETFSNLLPVTDEANEDDATGYFLDELMQDASETPEAQYMRSLVWDTLNAALEELPAEQRDVFNNHELEGMSFKEIAAQTGQPVNTLLSRKRYAVLHLRERLQTLYDELLTL, from the coding sequence ATGACGACCCGCCAGAATTTAGAAATCCAGGAAACAGTGCGCAAAGAACGCAAGCGCCTGCTCGATTTTATACGGCAACGGGTTAAAAGCGAGGAAGATGCGGAAGACATTCTGCAGGATGTCTTTTACCAGTTTGTGAATGCCTACCGGATGATGGAACCCATTGAAAAAGTTACTTCCTGGCTGTTTACCGTGGCCCGCAACAGGATCACTGATCTGTACAGGAAGAAAAAAGCAGAAACATTTTCCAATCTCTTACCGGTTACTGACGAGGCGAATGAGGATGATGCTACGGGTTATTTCCTGGATGAATTGATGCAGGACGCATCTGAAACACCGGAAGCACAATACATGCGCTCACTGGTTTGGGATACGCTGAACGCGGCCCTTGAAGAATTACCTGCTGAACAACGCGACGTCTTTAACAATCATGAACTGGAAGGAATGAGTTTCAAGGAAATTGCTGCTCAAACCGGACAACCGGTAAACACGCTGTTATCGCGCAAACGATATGCTGTTTTGCACCTGAGAGAAAGACTGCAGACGCTATACGATGAATTGTTAACCCTCTAA
- a CDS encoding T9SS type A sorting domain-containing protein, whose amino-acid sequence MKFNYSGMLRLNLLALIFFSCGMLSAQATKHVVTVSNFVFTPSSMTINLGDTVEWQWLNGIHTTTSTTIPAGAVAWNNAIDATHLSFKYVPAVLGTYNYKCNIHPTTMLASFTVVCPAASPITIAAGGPTTFCKGGVVALSKNSAGNFSTYQWKLDNVNISGATNSSINADASGSYTLTGTNSCGNASTSNAISVTVNKKPKADVSPAGPLTICQSQPVLLTVSSANNQSYQWKKGNSNIAGATNNTLLVSTTGDYKCKVTKNNTGCTKTSKAVSVTANPNCKISDQQYIATAYPNPTQDYFTISTSLPSAQPATIKIYDLTGKLLESYNLQKESAAVGNSLPQGVYFAKIEMSGKVMQVLKLIKN is encoded by the coding sequence ATGAAATTTAACTACTCCGGAATGTTACGGCTCAATCTTCTCGCATTGATTTTTTTCAGTTGCGGAATGCTCAGTGCTCAGGCAACGAAGCATGTGGTAACCGTTTCAAATTTTGTCTTCACTCCTTCCAGCATGACCATCAATCTCGGCGATACCGTGGAATGGCAATGGCTGAATGGTATTCATACCACCACCTCCACTACCATTCCGGCAGGTGCTGTTGCATGGAATAACGCTATCGATGCCACGCACCTTTCATTTAAATATGTACCTGCTGTTTTAGGTACCTATAATTATAAGTGTAACATTCATCCTACTACGATGCTGGCGAGCTTTACGGTAGTTTGTCCGGCAGCATCACCGATCACTATTGCAGCTGGCGGGCCCACTACCTTCTGTAAAGGCGGAGTTGTAGCATTATCAAAAAATTCAGCAGGCAATTTCAGTACATACCAATGGAAACTGGACAATGTAAATATTTCCGGGGCCACCAATTCCAGTATAAATGCTGACGCATCAGGATCCTACACCCTGACAGGTACCAACAGCTGTGGCAATGCTTCCACTTCCAATGCAATCAGCGTTACTGTTAATAAAAAACCCAAAGCTGATGTTTCCCCGGCAGGCCCCCTCACGATTTGCCAATCACAACCCGTGCTGCTGACCGTTAGCAGCGCCAATAACCAAAGCTATCAATGGAAAAAAGGTAATAGCAATATAGCTGGCGCTACCAACAATACTTTACTGGTGAGCACCACCGGCGATTATAAATGCAAGGTGACTAAAAACAATACCGGATGTACAAAAACTTCAAAAGCTGTTAGTGTAACAGCTAATCCCAATTGTAAAATCAGTGACCAGCAGTACATTGCCACTGCATACCCAAATCCAACACAGGATTATTTTACGATCAGCACGAGCTTACCATCTGCGCAGCCGGCAACCATTAAAATCTATGACTTAACAGGAAAATTGCTTGAGTCGTATAACCTGCAAAAAGAAAGCGCGGCTGTAGGAAATAGTTTACCGCAAGGAGTTTATTTCGCCAAAATCGAAATGTCAGGCAAAGTGATGCAGGTATTAAAACTGATAAAAAACTAA